The DNA sequence TCCCGGCGAGGATGTCCCCGTACCGGGACAGCTTCGACCCCGAGAAGACGATCAGCGCCGTGCACGCGGCGTACATCGCCCAATATCGCATCACGCCCACTCCTGTCCCGGGTAAGGGTGCCCGACCCTCCGCGATTCCGTCCGCCGCCGCAAGTGCGGCCGCCCTCACGCCTTGTTCAGGTACAGGGTCTGGGTCGGGTAGGCGAACTCGATCCTTCGCTTCTCGAACTCCTCGTAGATCCGCAGGTTGGCCTTCTGCTGGAGATCCATGTATCTCGTGTAGTCGTTCCCGTCGACGTAGTAGACGATCTCGTAGATCAGGCTGAAGTCCCCGTAGGAGAAGAAATGGACCCGGTCCAGGGCCGTCCCCTCGATCTCCCGGAAGATCTCCGTGACGATTCCCGGGATCTCGCGGAGAAGTGAAGCCGGGGTCTGGTACGTCACGCCGAGCCGGAACGCGACCCGCCGCTTCGCCATCCGCTTGTAGTTGCGCACCCTCGAGTCGGTGAGGTCCTTGTTGGACACGACAATCTGCTCGCCGCCGAGGCTGGCGATCCGCGTGGTCTTGATCCCGAACCGTTCGATGACTCCCATGTGGTCGCCGACGATGACGAAGTCGCCGATCTCGAAGGGGCGGTCGAACAGGATGACGAAGTAGCCGAACAGGTCGCCGAGGATGGCCTGCGCCGCGAGGGCGATGGCGATCCCGCCGATGCCGAGCCCCGCGATGACGGTGGAGATCCGGAACCCGAGGTTGTCGAGCAGGAAGAGGGCGCCGATGATCCAGACCAGGGCCTTTGTCAGGCTGACGACCCCCTTCAGGGCGCGGTCCCTGGTGACGTCCGCCCCCTGCTTCCGCATGTACTCCTCGAAGCCGTACCGCACGAGGGACACGGCGAAGACGATGGCGAGGAACGTCAGGAGGACGATCCCGGCGATGTCGATGATCCGCTCGACCCGGGGCGTGAGCGTCAGGACCCGCAGGGCGGCCTGCGCGATTCCGAGGTAGACCAGCGGGACCCCCGTCCGGCGGATCCGGGCGACGAGAAAATCGTCGAAGGAGGTCGGGGTCTTTTCCACCCACGCCTTCAGGCGCCGCATCGCCACGGCTTCGACGACCCACACCACGAGGATCCCTCCGACGAGGATCGCCAGGCAGAGGAGGTACTCCGAGATCCGGTTGTGGTAGAACTCGCGTTGCAGGAACTCCTCGAGCATAAGAATTCTCCTTTTCAGGATCGCAAGGTACCGGTGGTTCACGGTTCCGGGAGGCCCTCCAGGAGCGCCACCGGAAAGTCGTGGAACACCGCGTGGAGGTGCAGCAGCTTCGCTCCGTTTCCCCCGGAAGCGTGAAGGATCTCTCCCGTGAAGACGTTGCGCCATTTGCCGGGAGCCTCCGCCGCCAGCCGGAGGACGGTTCGCGCCCCCCAGACCCCGAGGCCGAGGGGGAAATCCCCCGGCGGCGCCAGGCGGGTCGCGAGGCGCGGGACCGCCGCGATCGCCCACGCGTCGTCCCGTTTCCGCGCGAACGCCAGCGCGTGCTCCTTCACCCCTCCCGTTACGGGCAGCGGCACGTAGGCGCCGTCAAGGAACAGCTCCTTCCGCTCCCGCCGGAAGGAGAGCGCCTTGTAGGTCACGAAAAGCTTGATCCGCCCGTCTTCCCAGGTGGAGAGGAGCTCCGGGGGGAGGGGAGCGGCCCCGGGGCTCTCCATGGTCATCAGGTCCTGGAGGAGGCGGGCGCGGCGCGGGTAATCCACCGGCCGGCGGTTGTCCGGGTCCACCAGGGAAAAATCCCAGAGTTCCGACCCCTGGTAGATGTCCGGGACCCCCGGAGAGGCGATCTTCAGCAGGAGCTGGGCCAGGCTGTTGATCGCCCCGTAATGGGCGACCTTCCGCTGGAAGGGGAGGAAATCGGCCAGGAACGCGTTGGTGTCGGGGGACGGATCCTCCAGCAGGGAGGCGACGAACTCCTTCACCGCCGTTTCGTGGGCCATGTTGGGCCGGATCCACCGGGTGTGGATCTTGGCCTCCCGTATCGCCTTCACCATGTAGCTCTCGATCCGGGATTTCAGCCCCGGGAGATCCACCCCCTCGAGGGGCCACACGCCCAGAAGCGTCTGGTAGAGGAGAATCTCCTCGCCCGGGGCCGGGGTAGCGATCCCGTTCACGATCCGTCTCTTCCCGGCGTTCTGCCGGGACCAGTGCTGGAGGCGCTTCTCCCACTCCTCCGGGATCTCCGAGAGGACGTTGATCCGGGCCCGCACATCCTCGCTTCTCTTCGTGTCGTGGGTCGTGGTGGCGTTCATGGTATGGGGCCA is a window from the bacterium genome containing:
- a CDS encoding mechanosensitive ion channel family protein, encoding MLEEFLQREFYHNRISEYLLCLAILVGGILVVWVVEAVAMRRLKAWVEKTPTSFDDFLVARIRRTGVPLVYLGIAQAALRVLTLTPRVERIIDIAGIVLLTFLAIVFAVSLVRYGFEEYMRKQGADVTRDRALKGVVSLTKALVWIIGALFLLDNLGFRISTVIAGLGIGGIAIALAAQAILGDLFGYFVILFDRPFEIGDFVIVGDHMGVIERFGIKTTRIASLGGEQIVVSNKDLTDSRVRNYKRMAKRRVAFRLGVTYQTPASLLREIPGIVTEIFREIEGTALDRVHFFSYGDFSLIYEIVYYVDGNDYTRYMDLQQKANLRIYEEFEKRRIEFAYPTQTLYLNKA